One Cellulomonas taurus genomic region harbors:
- a CDS encoding ATP-dependent Clp protease ATP-binding subunit, translating into MFERFTDRARRVVVLAQEEARMLNHNYIGTEHILLGLIHEGEGVAAKALESLNISLDAVRAQVQEIIGEGQQAPSGHIPFTPRAKKVLELSLREALQLGHNYIGTEHILLGLIREGEGVAAQVLTKLGADLNRVRQQVIQLLSGYQGKEPVSAGGPQEGQPSGSAVLDQFGRNLTQAAREGKLDPVIGREKEIERVMQVLSRRTKNNPVLIGEPGVGKTAVVEGLAQDIVRGDVPETLKDKQLYTLDLGALVAGSRYRGDFEERLKKVLKEIRTRGDIILFIDEIHTLVGAGAAEGAIDAASILKPMLARGELQTIGATTLDEYRKYIEKDAALERRFQPIQVAEPSLAHAIEILKGLRDRYEAHHRVSITDGALVAAATLADRYVNDRFLPDKAIDLVDEAGARLRIRRMTAPPELRELDEQIAETRRDKESAIDEQDFEKAARLRDEEKQLGLKRQEKEKAWKSGDLDAVAEVDEELIAEVLALATGIPVFKLTEEESSRLLKMEDELHKRVVGQNAAIKALSQAIRRTRAGLKDPKRPGGSFIFAGPTGVGKTELAKALAEFLFGDEEALIQLDMSEFSEKHTVSRLFGSPPGYVGYDEGGQLTEKVRRRPFSVVLFDEVEKAHPDIFNSLLQILEDGRLTDSQGRVVDFKNTVIIMTTNLGTRDIAKGVQTGFQAGGDLSTSYERMKAKVNDELKTHFRPEFLNRVDDVVVFPQLSQPEIFQIVDLMVAKLDARLRDKDMGIELTEAAKTLLSEKGYDPVLGARPLRRALQREIEDVLSEKILFGELHSGQQVVVDAEGEGLLGEFTFRGEDRGPRAKEPVAVGASSSSNPASGTDVPPAPPIASSGDGGTGLMPA; encoded by the coding sequence ATGTTCGAGAGATTCACCGACCGTGCCCGTCGGGTGGTCGTCCTCGCCCAGGAAGAGGCGCGGATGCTCAACCACAACTACATCGGGACCGAGCACATCCTCCTGGGCCTGATCCACGAGGGGGAGGGCGTCGCAGCCAAGGCGCTGGAGTCCCTGAACATCTCGCTGGACGCCGTCCGGGCGCAGGTGCAGGAGATCATCGGCGAGGGCCAGCAGGCGCCGAGCGGGCACATCCCGTTCACCCCGCGCGCCAAGAAGGTGCTGGAGCTGTCGCTGCGCGAGGCCCTTCAGCTCGGCCACAACTACATCGGCACCGAGCACATCCTGCTCGGCCTGATCCGCGAGGGTGAGGGTGTCGCCGCCCAGGTGCTGACCAAGCTCGGCGCCGACCTGAACCGGGTGCGCCAGCAGGTCATCCAGCTGCTGTCCGGTTACCAGGGCAAGGAGCCGGTCTCGGCCGGCGGCCCGCAGGAGGGTCAGCCCTCCGGTTCCGCGGTGCTGGACCAGTTCGGTCGCAACCTGACCCAGGCGGCCCGCGAGGGCAAGCTCGACCCGGTGATCGGGCGCGAGAAGGAGATCGAGCGGGTCATGCAGGTGCTGTCCCGCCGCACCAAGAACAACCCGGTGCTGATCGGTGAGCCCGGCGTGGGCAAGACCGCGGTGGTCGAGGGCCTGGCCCAGGACATCGTGCGCGGCGACGTGCCGGAGACGCTGAAGGACAAGCAGCTGTACACGCTGGACCTGGGCGCCCTGGTGGCCGGGTCCCGGTACCGCGGTGACTTCGAGGAGCGCCTGAAGAAGGTGCTCAAGGAGATCCGCACCCGCGGCGACATCATCCTGTTCATCGACGAGATCCACACCCTGGTGGGTGCGGGTGCCGCCGAGGGCGCGATCGACGCCGCCAGCATCCTCAAGCCGATGCTGGCCCGCGGTGAGCTGCAGACCATCGGGGCGACCACCCTCGACGAGTACCGCAAGTACATCGAGAAGGACGCCGCCCTGGAGCGCCGGTTCCAGCCGATCCAGGTCGCCGAGCCGTCGCTGGCGCACGCGATCGAGATCCTCAAGGGTCTGCGTGACCGCTACGAGGCGCACCACCGGGTGTCCATCACCGACGGTGCCCTGGTCGCGGCCGCCACCCTGGCCGACCGCTACGTCAACGACCGGTTCCTGCCGGACAAGGCGATCGACTTGGTGGACGAGGCGGGCGCCCGTCTGCGGATCCGCCGGATGACCGCGCCGCCGGAGCTGCGCGAGCTGGACGAGCAGATCGCCGAGACCCGTCGGGACAAGGAGTCGGCGATCGACGAGCAGGACTTCGAGAAGGCAGCTCGCCTGCGCGACGAGGAGAAGCAGCTCGGCCTCAAGCGCCAGGAGAAGGAGAAGGCCTGGAAGTCCGGTGACCTGGACGCCGTGGCTGAGGTCGACGAGGAGCTGATCGCCGAGGTCCTGGCGCTGGCCACCGGTATCCCGGTGTTCAAGCTGACCGAGGAGGAGTCCAGCCGTCTGCTCAAGATGGAGGACGAGCTGCACAAGCGCGTGGTCGGGCAGAACGCCGCGATCAAGGCGCTGTCGCAGGCGATCCGCCGGACTCGTGCGGGTCTGAAGGACCCGAAGCGGCCGGGTGGTTCGTTCATCTTCGCCGGCCCCACCGGTGTCGGGAAGACCGAGCTGGCCAAGGCGCTCGCCGAGTTCCTGTTCGGGGACGAGGAGGCGCTGATCCAGCTCGACATGTCGGAGTTCTCCGAGAAGCACACCGTGTCGCGGCTGTTCGGTTCCCCGCCCGGATACGTGGGCTACGACGAGGGTGGCCAGCTGACGGAGAAGGTCCGTCGTCGGCCGTTCTCGGTGGTCCTGTTCGACGAGGTCGAGAAGGCGCACCCGGACATCTTCAACTCGCTGCTGCAGATCCTGGAGGACGGTCGCCTGACCGACTCCCAGGGCCGGGTGGTCGACTTCAAGAACACCGTGATCATCATGACCACGAACCTGGGTACCCGGGACATCGCCAAGGGCGTGCAGACCGGTTTCCAGGCCGGTGGCGACCTGTCGACCTCCTACGAGCGGATGAAGGCGAAGGTGAACGACGAGCTGAAGACCCACTTCCGCCCGGAGTTCCTGAACCGCGTCGACGATGTGGTGGTCTTCCCGCAGCTCTCGCAGCCGGAGATCTTCCAGATCGTGGACCTGATGGTCGCGAAGCTGGACGCCCGTCTGCGCGACAAGGACATGGGTATCGAGCTCACCGAGGCCGCCAAGACCCTGCTGAGCGAGAAGGGCTACGACCCGGTGCTCGGCGCCCGGCCGTTGCGTCGCGCCCTGCAGCGGGAGATCGAGGACGTCCTGTCCGAGAAGATCCTGTTCGGCGAGCTGCACTCCGGTCAGCAGGTGGTCGTGGACGCCGAGGGCGAGGGCCTGCTCGGCGAGTTCACCTTCCGCGGTGAGGACCGTGGCCCGCGGGCCAAGGAGCCGGTCGCGGTGGGCGCGAGCTCGAGCAGCAACCCGGCCTCCGGCACCGACGTGCCGCCGGCCCCGCCGATCGCCTCCTCGGGTGACGGTGGCACCGGTCTGATGCCCGCCTGA
- a CDS encoding HPr family phosphocarrier protein produces the protein MPTRQVTVASAVGLHARPASLFARAVQAHAVPVTIAKQGGTPVDAASLLMVMGLGVQHGETVELSSEAEGADAVLDELVAMLARDLDAE, from the coding sequence GTGCCGACCCGTCAGGTCACCGTTGCCTCCGCCGTGGGGCTGCATGCCCGTCCCGCCTCGCTGTTCGCCCGGGCGGTCCAGGCGCACGCGGTCCCGGTCACGATCGCCAAGCAAGGCGGCACCCCGGTGGACGCCGCCAGCCTGCTGATGGTGATGGGCCTGGGGGTGCAGCACGGTGAGACGGTCGAGCTGAGCTCGGAGGCCGAGGGGGCGGACGCGGTGCTGGACGAGCTGGTGGCGATGCTGGCGCGGGACCTCGACGCGGAGTGA
- the nrdD gene encoding anaerobic ribonucleoside-triphosphate reductase gives MLSDRLGTDTLMVRKRDGRTLPYDSTRIAAALRKAFVEVYGEVSPLHELMLTDLVEQAHAELAARFSGEVKIYEIQNVVEHILLESHEYAVAQAYIDYRVQRDVARSRALDVNHSVGQLIGKDQSVVNENANKDSDVFNTQRDLTAGAVGKAIGLRMLPDHVANAHAKGDIHYHDLDYHPYAPMTNCCLIDFRTMLAEGFRIGNAQVDPPRSIQTATAQISQIIANVSSSQYGGCSVNRIDELLAPYAERNFAKHLADAERWIDGEERREEYAREKTSKDIYDAMQSLEYEINTLFTSNGQTPFTSVGFGLGTGWFEREIQRAILDIRILGLGKERRTAIFPKLIFTLRRGTNLDVEDPNYDIKQLAVECATKRMYPDILSYDKIVEITGSFKVPMGCRSFLQGWTNAAGEDVVEGRMNLGVVTLNIPRIALETRGDRDAFWTLLEQRLETVHDALLYRVERCTEAVPENAPILYVHGAFGERLSPGDDVDTLFRDGRATVSLGYIGLYEAAAAFFGGAWESDPEAKEFTLDILRTLHRHAKDWTARHGYQFSVYSTPSESLTDRFCRLDTKKFGSVPDITDKDYYTNSFHYDVRKSPTPFEKLDFEADYPQYASGGFIHYCEYPVLQQNPKALEAVWDYAYDRVGYLGTNTPIDHCLACDFSGDFTPTERGFACPSCGNTDPRTCDVVKRTCGYLGNPQQRPMVHGRHVEISSRVKHMTGSTGSVPAEA, from the coding sequence ATGCTCTCCGACCGCCTCGGCACCGACACACTCATGGTGCGGAAGCGCGACGGTCGCACCCTGCCGTACGACAGCACCCGGATCGCCGCGGCGCTGCGCAAGGCCTTCGTCGAGGTCTACGGCGAGGTCTCTCCGCTGCACGAGCTGATGCTGACCGACCTGGTCGAGCAGGCGCACGCGGAACTCGCCGCCCGGTTCAGCGGCGAGGTGAAGATCTACGAGATCCAGAACGTCGTCGAGCACATCCTGTTGGAGTCGCACGAGTACGCGGTGGCCCAGGCGTACATCGACTACCGGGTGCAGCGGGACGTGGCCCGCAGCCGGGCGCTGGACGTCAATCACTCGGTGGGCCAGTTGATCGGCAAGGACCAGTCGGTCGTCAACGAGAACGCCAACAAGGACAGCGACGTCTTCAACACCCAGCGCGATCTGACCGCGGGGGCGGTGGGCAAGGCGATCGGGCTGCGGATGCTCCCGGACCACGTCGCCAACGCCCACGCGAAGGGCGACATCCACTATCACGACCTGGATTACCACCCCTATGCGCCGATGACGAACTGCTGTCTGATCGACTTCCGGACGATGCTGGCGGAGGGCTTCCGGATCGGGAACGCGCAGGTCGACCCGCCGCGGTCGATCCAGACCGCGACCGCGCAGATCTCGCAGATCATCGCGAACGTCTCCTCCAGCCAGTACGGCGGCTGCTCGGTGAACCGGATCGACGAGCTGCTGGCCCCCTACGCCGAGCGGAACTTCGCCAAGCACCTGGCGGACGCCGAGCGCTGGATCGACGGCGAGGAGCGCCGCGAGGAGTACGCCCGGGAGAAGACCAGCAAGGACATCTACGACGCGATGCAGTCGCTGGAGTACGAGATCAACACCCTGTTCACCTCGAACGGGCAGACACCGTTCACGTCGGTGGGCTTCGGGCTGGGCACCGGGTGGTTCGAACGGGAGATCCAGCGGGCGATCCTGGACATCCGCATCCTGGGTCTGGGCAAGGAGCGCCGGACCGCGATCTTCCCGAAGCTGATCTTCACCCTGCGCCGTGGCACCAATCTGGACGTCGAGGACCCGAACTACGACATCAAGCAGCTCGCGGTGGAATGCGCCACCAAGCGGATGTACCCGGACATCCTCAGCTACGACAAGATCGTCGAGATCACCGGGTCGTTCAAGGTGCCGATGGGCTGCCGGTCGTTCCTGCAGGGGTGGACGAACGCCGCGGGCGAGGACGTGGTCGAGGGCCGGATGAACCTGGGCGTGGTCACGTTGAACATCCCCCGGATCGCGCTGGAGACCCGCGGTGACCGGGACGCGTTCTGGACGCTGCTGGAGCAGCGGCTGGAGACGGTGCACGACGCGCTGCTGTACCGGGTCGAGCGGTGCACGGAGGCGGTGCCGGAGAACGCACCGATCCTGTACGTGCACGGCGCCTTCGGTGAGCGGCTCTCCCCCGGCGACGACGTGGACACCCTGTTCCGGGACGGTCGGGCGACGGTGTCGCTCGGCTACATCGGGCTTTACGAGGCGGCGGCGGCGTTCTTCGGCGGGGCGTGGGAGTCCGACCCGGAGGCCAAGGAGTTCACGCTGGACATCCTGCGGACGCTGCACCGGCACGCGAAGGACTGGACCGCGCGGCACGGCTACCAGTTCAGCGTGTACTCCACGCCGTCGGAGTCGCTGACCGACCGGTTCTGCCGGCTGGACACCAAGAAGTTCGGGTCGGTGCCGGACATCACCGATAAGGACTACTACACCAACTCCTTCCACTACGACGTGCGCAAGTCGCCCACCCCGTTCGAGAAGCTCGACTTCGAGGCCGACTACCCGCAGTACGCCTCCGGCGGGTTCATCCACTACTGCGAGTACCCGGTGCTGCAGCAGAACCCGAAGGCGCTGGAAGCCGTGTGGGACTACGCCTACGACCGGGTCGGCTACCTGGGCACGAACACCCCGATCGACCACTGCCTGGCCTGCGACTTCTCCGGCGACTTCACCCCGACCGAGCGTGGATTCGCCTGCCCGTCCTGCGGCAACACCGACCCGCGCACCTGTGACGTGGTCAAGCGCACCTGCGGCTACCTCGGCAACCCGCAACAGCGTCCGATGGTGCACGGCCGGCACGTGGAGATCTCCTCCCGGGTGAAGCACATGACCGGCAGCACCGGGTCGGTCCCCGCCGAGGCATGA
- the nrdG gene encoding anaerobic ribonucleoside-triphosphate reductase activating protein: MTRDPRPDWTADRLSQCRVADYKPFVMVDGEGVRCSLYVSGCPFACDGCFNRAAWSFRYGTPYDDDLADRIAADLRHPAVQGLSLLGGEPFLNTQVCLDVVQRLRAEHGHRKDVWCWTGYTLEELLADDADKRALLAEIDVLVDGRFELAQRDLTLAFRGSRNQRVLDVPASLAAGRAVEWRGALRTAGAAEQVDRRMLI, translated from the coding sequence ATGACCCGCGACCCGCGCCCCGACTGGACCGCCGACCGGCTCAGTCAGTGCCGAGTGGCCGACTACAAGCCCTTCGTGATGGTCGACGGCGAGGGGGTGCGCTGCTCGCTGTACGTGAGCGGCTGCCCCTTCGCCTGCGACGGCTGTTTCAACCGGGCCGCGTGGAGCTTCCGTTACGGCACGCCCTACGACGACGACCTCGCCGACCGGATCGCCGCCGACCTCCGCCACCCGGCGGTCCAGGGCCTGTCCCTGCTCGGTGGCGAGCCCTTCCTCAACACCCAGGTCTGCCTGGACGTGGTGCAGCGACTGCGTGCCGAGCACGGCCACCGCAAGGACGTGTGGTGCTGGACCGGGTACACCCTGGAGGAACTGCTCGCCGACGACGCCGACAAGCGTGCGTTGCTGGCCGAGATCGACGTGCTGGTGGACGGGCGGTTCGAGTTGGCGCAGAGGGACCTGACCCTGGCGTTCCGGGGCAGCCGGAACCAGCGGGTGCTGGACGTGCCCGCGTCGTTGGCGGCCGGACGGGCGGTGGAGTGGCGCGGCGCCCTGCGGACGGCCGGTGCGGCGGAACAGGTGGATCGCCGGATGCTGATCTGA
- a CDS encoding PGPGW domain-containing protein translates to MTHPAPDGPHSADGLAAELAAAERSPVLRRMHALRERLHRRRSTRIVYRALVTTVGVSIVATGVVLLVLPGPGWLLIFLGLGVLGTEFPSIRRRTDRFKAWVLRLWHRWRDRRGSPGQQR, encoded by the coding sequence ATGACCCACCCCGCCCCCGACGGACCGCACAGCGCCGACGGCCTGGCCGCCGAGCTGGCCGCCGCCGAGCGCTCCCCGGTGCTGCGCCGGATGCACGCCCTGCGCGAGCGACTGCACCGGCGGCGCAGCACCCGGATCGTCTACCGGGCACTGGTGACCACGGTCGGGGTGAGCATCGTGGCGACCGGCGTGGTGCTGCTGGTGCTGCCCGGCCCGGGGTGGTTGCTGATCTTCCTGGGGCTCGGGGTGCTGGGCACCGAGTTCCCGTCGATCCGGCGGCGCACCGACCGGTTCAAGGCGTGGGTGCTGCGGCTGTGGCACCGGTGGCGGGACCGGCGCGGGTCACCCGGCCAGCAGCGCTGA
- a CDS encoding PTS fructose transporter subunit IIC, with amino-acid sequence MKFVAVTSCPTGIAHTYMAAEALEQAGKAAGHEVVVETQGAAGSTPLDPAVIAAADGVIFAADLEVQNRDRFAGKPTVDVGVKKAVHDATGVLNQAIAAVESGPVADAAAPAAAPATPTTKVDPNASVGARIRQWLMTGVSYMIPFVAAGGILIALGFMVAQAAWGETGAVEVTKVTVQDLIQNFSVASGQDWAALLFQTGSAAFAFLVPVLSGFIAYGIANRPGLVPGFVGGSISVAIGAGFLGGLVTGFVAGFLALWISNWRVPKGVRGVMPVVVTPLLSSLITGFLMFVLIGRPIAALMDGLTSWLNGLSGSNLILMGVLLGAMMGFDLGGPVNKVAYTFAVTGLATTGLGADAVQYRIMAAVMAAGMVAPLALAVATFVRKQLFTEAEQENGKAAVLLGLSFISEGAIPFAAADPWRVIVSSMVGSSITGGLVMAFGSGLQAPHGGIWVLPLISNFGGFIAAVAIGTAVSAAVVVLLKSLRKQPTVTPAPVAVAA; translated from the coding sequence GTGAAGTTCGTCGCCGTCACCTCGTGCCCGACCGGGATCGCGCACACCTACATGGCCGCGGAGGCCCTCGAGCAGGCGGGTAAGGCAGCCGGGCACGAGGTCGTCGTGGAGACCCAGGGTGCCGCCGGTTCGACGCCCCTCGACCCCGCGGTGATCGCCGCCGCCGACGGCGTGATCTTCGCCGCCGACCTGGAGGTCCAGAACCGGGACCGGTTCGCGGGCAAGCCGACCGTCGACGTCGGCGTCAAGAAGGCCGTCCACGACGCCACCGGCGTGCTGAACCAGGCCATCGCCGCCGTCGAGTCCGGCCCGGTCGCCGACGCAGCTGCCCCGGCCGCCGCGCCCGCCACCCCGACCACGAAGGTCGACCCGAACGCCTCGGTCGGCGCGCGGATCCGGCAGTGGCTGATGACCGGGGTCAGCTACATGATCCCGTTCGTCGCCGCGGGCGGGATCCTGATCGCGCTCGGCTTCATGGTGGCCCAGGCCGCCTGGGGTGAGACCGGCGCGGTCGAGGTCACCAAGGTCACCGTGCAGGACCTGATCCAGAACTTCTCGGTCGCCTCCGGCCAGGACTGGGCGGCCCTGCTGTTCCAGACCGGCTCCGCCGCCTTCGCGTTCCTGGTGCCGGTGCTGTCCGGCTTCATCGCCTACGGCATCGCGAACCGCCCGGGTCTGGTGCCCGGATTCGTCGGCGGGTCGATCTCGGTCGCCATCGGCGCCGGCTTCCTCGGTGGCCTGGTCACCGGCTTCGTCGCCGGATTCCTCGCGCTGTGGATCAGCAACTGGCGGGTACCCAAGGGCGTGCGCGGTGTGATGCCGGTGGTGGTCACCCCGCTGCTGTCGTCGCTGATCACCGGCTTCCTGATGTTCGTGCTGATCGGTCGCCCGATCGCCGCGCTGATGGACGGGCTGACCTCCTGGCTGAACGGTCTGTCCGGGTCGAACCTGATCCTGATGGGGGTGCTGCTCGGCGCGATGATGGGCTTCGACCTCGGTGGCCCGGTGAACAAGGTGGCGTACACCTTCGCGGTGACCGGCCTGGCCACCACCGGTCTGGGCGCCGACGCCGTGCAGTACCGGATCATGGCCGCGGTGATGGCCGCCGGCATGGTGGCGCCGCTGGCCCTGGCGGTGGCGACCTTCGTCCGCAAGCAGCTGTTCACCGAGGCGGAACAGGAGAACGGCAAGGCGGCGGTGCTGCTCGGCCTGAGCTTCATCTCCGAGGGTGCGATCCCGTTTGCCGCCGCCGACCCGTGGCGGGTGATCGTCTCCTCGATGGTCGGGTCCAGCATCACCGGTGGCCTGGTGATGGCCTTCGGCTCCGGGCTGCAGGCACCGCACGGGGGCATCTGGGTGCTGCCGCTGATCTCCAACTTCGGTGGTTTCATCGCCGCCGTCGCGATCGGCACCGCGGTCTCCGCCGCCGTGGTGGTGCTGCTGAAGAGCCTGCGCAAGCAGCCGACCGTGACCCCGGCACCGGTGGCCGTCGCCGCCTGA
- a CDS encoding PTS sugar transporter subunit IIA, protein MSQPLTTPDLVLTDLVAGDREDATAQLIAVLHAAGRVTDPEGFGADVRAREAQMPTGMPGGVGLPHARSEHVTAPSLAIGKLRDGVDWGAEDGPARLVFLIAAPAGGDADHLQILAALARRLVHASFRESLLDAPDAATVADIITREVVPS, encoded by the coding sequence ATGAGCCAGCCGCTCACCACCCCGGACCTGGTCCTCACCGACCTGGTCGCCGGCGACCGCGAGGACGCGACCGCCCAGCTGATCGCCGTGCTGCACGCCGCCGGGCGGGTCACCGACCCCGAGGGCTTCGGTGCCGACGTCCGCGCCCGTGAGGCCCAGATGCCCACCGGCATGCCCGGCGGTGTCGGCCTGCCGCACGCCCGCTCCGAGCACGTCACCGCGCCCAGCCTGGCCATCGGCAAGCTGCGCGACGGCGTGGACTGGGGCGCCGAGGACGGCCCGGCCCGGCTGGTCTTCCTGATCGCCGCCCCGGCCGGTGGCGACGCCGACCACCTGCAGATCCTGGCCGCACTGGCCCGTCGCCTGGTGCACGCCTCGTTCCGTGAGTCCCTGCTCGACGCCCCCGATGCCGCCACCGTGGCCGACATCATCACCCGAGAGGTCGTCCCGTCGTGA
- a CDS encoding 1-phosphofructokinase family hexose kinase, translating to MIVTLTPNPSLDRALDLPRLDPGEVNRATAEHLHPGGKGLNVTRALAAHRVDSRAVLPVGGPDGMRIVDLLAAQGVAAHPVRVAGDTRSNLTLAESTGRTTKVNSPGVALSAAEVDALLAAVEAELLPDARALVIAGSLPTGQAPELIARAIEIGVRAGVPVVLDSSGAPLAAAVAHGGLALVKPNDEELAELVGAELTTVGDVQRAARQLIADGIGAVLVSLGSHGALLVHADRSWWAGGPALVPLSTVGAGDCTLAGFLAADDPDPAVRLIRSVAWGRAAVLLPGSAVPGPADIHPAEVAVVVDPDASTTLKEL from the coding sequence ATGATCGTCACCCTGACCCCGAACCCCAGCCTGGACCGTGCGCTGGACCTGCCCCGGCTCGACCCGGGCGAGGTGAACCGGGCCACCGCCGAGCACCTGCACCCCGGCGGCAAGGGACTGAACGTCACCCGCGCGCTCGCCGCGCACCGGGTCGACTCGCGCGCCGTGCTGCCGGTGGGCGGCCCGGACGGGATGCGGATCGTCGACCTGCTGGCGGCGCAGGGCGTGGCGGCCCACCCGGTGCGGGTCGCCGGAGACACCCGGTCGAACCTGACCCTCGCCGAGTCGACCGGCCGGACCACCAAGGTGAACAGCCCGGGGGTGGCCCTGTCCGCCGCCGAGGTCGACGCGCTGCTCGCGGCGGTCGAAGCCGAGCTGCTGCCGGACGCCCGCGCCCTGGTGATCGCCGGATCGCTGCCCACCGGGCAGGCGCCGGAGCTGATCGCCCGGGCGATCGAGATCGGCGTGCGTGCGGGGGTGCCGGTCGTCCTGGACAGCTCTGGCGCCCCGCTCGCCGCCGCCGTCGCCCACGGCGGGCTGGCGCTGGTGAAGCCGAACGACGAGGAGCTCGCCGAGCTGGTCGGCGCCGAGCTGACCACGGTCGGTGACGTCCAGAGGGCGGCCCGGCAGCTGATCGCCGACGGCATCGGCGCGGTGCTGGTCTCGCTCGGCAGCCACGGCGCGCTGCTGGTGCACGCCGACCGCAGCTGGTGGGCGGGCGGCCCCGCGCTGGTCCCGCTGTCCACCGTCGGCGCCGGCGACTGCACGCTGGCCGGCTTCCTGGCCGCCGACGATCCCGATCCCGCGGTCCGGTTGATCCGGTCCGTCGCCTGGGGCCGCGCCGCGGTCCTCCTGCCGGGCAGTGCGGTGCCCGGCCCCGCCGACATCCACCCCGCCGAGGTCGCCGTCGTGGTCGACCCCGATGCCTCCACCACCCTCAAGGAGCTGTGA
- a CDS encoding DeoR/GlpR family DNA-binding transcription regulator codes for MYATERQQQILAVARRDGRVDVTSLAADLDVTTETVRRDLTVLERHGLVRRVHGGAIPVERLGFEPGLAQREGLLSAEKERIAKAALDELPDGGSVLLDAGTTTVRLAELLPTDRELTVVTHALPVATVLATRSHITLHLVGGTVRGRTLAAVGSWALRELAEIRVDVTFLGTNGLSVEHGLTTPDLAEAAVKAALVAAGRRTVVLADHTKLGREDFAHVAPLSAIDALVTDSGVSPELAEEIESAGTRVVRA; via the coding sequence GTGTACGCAACGGAGCGCCAGCAACAGATCCTCGCCGTGGCCCGGCGGGACGGTCGGGTGGATGTCACCTCGCTGGCTGCTGACCTCGATGTCACCACCGAGACCGTCCGCCGCGATCTGACGGTGCTGGAACGGCACGGCCTGGTGCGCCGGGTGCACGGCGGCGCGATCCCGGTCGAACGCCTCGGATTCGAGCCGGGCCTGGCCCAGCGCGAGGGCCTGCTGTCGGCGGAGAAGGAGCGGATCGCCAAGGCCGCTCTGGACGAGTTGCCGGACGGCGGTTCGGTGCTGCTGGACGCCGGGACGACCACGGTGCGCCTCGCCGAGCTGCTGCCGACCGACCGTGAGCTGACCGTGGTCACCCACGCACTGCCGGTGGCCACGGTGTTGGCCACACGTTCCCACATCACACTGCACCTGGTGGGCGGCACCGTCCGCGGCCGCACGCTGGCGGCGGTGGGCAGCTGGGCGCTGCGCGAGTTGGCCGAGATCCGGGTGGACGTCACCTTCCTCGGCACCAACGGCCTGAGCGTCGAACACGGCCTGACCACCCCCGACCTGGCGGAGGCGGCGGTGAAGGCCGCCCTGGTCGCCGCCGGTCGACGCACCGTGGTGCTGGCCGACCACACCAAGCTCGGCCGCGAGGACTTCGCCCACGTCGCGCCGCTGTCGGCGATCGACGCGCTGGTCACCGATTCCGGGGTGTCGCCGGAGCTGGCCGAGGAGATCGAGTCCGCCGGTACCCGGGTGGTGCGGGCATGA
- a CDS encoding helix-turn-helix domain-containing protein, which translates to MSTTLDAETERRTAVYGDPLSVRERIVLAEMGEGVTLEDIARRLFVSRNTVKTQVRSIYRKIGASSRAEAVAWARAAGIR; encoded by the coding sequence ATGAGCACCACCCTTGATGCCGAGACCGAGCGCCGCACCGCGGTGTACGGCGACCCGCTGAGCGTCCGGGAGCGGATCGTGCTGGCCGAGATGGGTGAGGGCGTCACGTTGGAGGACATCGCCCGCCGCCTGTTCGTCAGCCGCAACACGGTCAAGACCCAGGTGCGCTCGATCTACCGCAAGATCGGCGCGTCGAGCCGGGCGGAGGCGGTCGCCTGGGCGCGGGCGGCGGGCATCCGCTGA